In Candidatus Poribacteria bacterium, the following are encoded in one genomic region:
- the sucD gene encoding succinate--CoA ligase subunit alpha codes for MSILVNKNTKVLVQGITGRSGRFHTEQCAAYGTQIVAGAVPGRGGSDVNGIPVYDTVAEGVAVTGADTSLVFVPARFNAADSVMEAAEAGVELIVCISEHIPVLDMVKAKAYLQGKSTRLIGPNCPGVITPGECKIGVMPEFAYTPGNVGIVSRSGTLTYEAAYQLKRLGIGQSTCVGIGGDPVIGTNFVEVLKLFEADDDTHAVVLIGEIGGTAEEKAAQFVKDEMTKPVVGFIAGQTAPPGKRMGHAGAIISGGQGTAADKIRALKGAGIAVADSLATIGETVSDFLSY; via the coding sequence ATGAGCATACTCGTTAATAAAAATACAAAAGTCCTCGTTCAAGGCATCACAGGTCGTTCTGGACGCTTTCACACGGAGCAGTGTGCGGCTTACGGTACTCAGATTGTTGCAGGGGCGGTCCCCGGTAGAGGTGGATCCGATGTGAATGGCATCCCTGTGTATGACACTGTTGCAGAGGGGGTCGCCGTAACAGGCGCGGATACTTCCTTGGTTTTCGTTCCTGCACGCTTCAACGCGGCAGATTCCGTCATGGAGGCAGCGGAAGCAGGCGTTGAACTGATTGTCTGCATTTCCGAACATATTCCTGTTCTCGACATGGTCAAAGCGAAGGCGTATCTTCAAGGAAAATCGACGCGATTAATCGGACCGAACTGTCCCGGGGTTATCACACCGGGTGAATGCAAAATCGGTGTTATGCCCGAGTTTGCCTATACACCCGGCAACGTTGGGATCGTTTCTCGGAGCGGCACCTTGACCTACGAAGCCGCATATCAACTAAAGCGGCTCGGTATTGGGCAGTCCACCTGTGTCGGCATCGGGGGCGACCCGGTCATTGGGACAAACTTCGTTGAGGTCCTCAAACTTTTTGAAGCGGACGATGACACACATGCCGTCGTCTTAATAGGTGAAATCGGGGGGACAGCGGAGGAAAAAGCAGCGCAGTTTGTGAAAGATGAAATGACGAAGCCGGTTGTCGGTTTTATTGCTGGGCAGACTGCACCACCCGGAAAGCGCATGGGACACGCGGGGGCAATTATCTCCGGAGGCCAAGGCACCGCCGCTGATAAAATTCGGGCACTCAAGGGTGCTGGGATCGCTGTTGCCGATAGCCTCGCCACTATTGGAGAAACCGTTTCAGATTTTTTAAGCTATTAA
- a CDS encoding proline--tRNA ligase produces the protein MFDKIVPRSEDYAKWYTQVIRQAEMADYAPVRGCMVVRPYGYALWENVKEQLDTRFKETGHQNAAFPLFIPMSFIEKEAEHVEGFKPELAVVTHGGGKKLEEPLVVRPTSETIIGYMYSQWIQSYRDLPVLINQWANVVRWELRPRLFLRTTEFFWQEGHTAHATHEEAEEETLRILDLYADFAINEAAIPVIPGRKSESEKFPGALTSYTIEAMMGDKRALQAGTSHDLGQNFAKAFDIQYLDANQKQQHCWTTSWGVSTRMIGAIIMTHGDDQGLVLPPRLAPTQLVIVPIVPKNKDTDKQAVMKAVEGICETLGDVRYHVDDRHDHSPGWRFNEWELKGVPLRIEIGPRDLSKQQIVLARRDIPGKEGKIFVPIDNAVETVKQMLDTIQADMLKRATDFRDTNTFKPTTYDAFKEVIEEGFAHARWCGDAACEDQAREETQATIRCLPLEQPGGDGECIVCGKSTKEVAVFARAY, from the coding sequence ATGTTTGATAAAATAGTTCCTCGTAGTGAAGACTACGCAAAATGGTATACGCAGGTCATTCGTCAAGCGGAGATGGCTGATTATGCTCCCGTGCGCGGATGTATGGTCGTGCGTCCTTACGGCTACGCACTCTGGGAAAACGTCAAAGAGCAATTAGATACTCGGTTCAAGGAAACGGGACATCAAAACGCCGCCTTTCCGCTCTTCATTCCGATGAGTTTTATTGAAAAAGAAGCGGAACACGTCGAGGGCTTTAAACCGGAGCTTGCTGTTGTCACGCACGGCGGTGGGAAAAAACTGGAAGAACCGCTTGTCGTCCGACCCACATCTGAAACCATTATCGGTTACATGTATAGTCAGTGGATCCAGTCCTATCGAGATTTACCGGTACTTATCAATCAATGGGCGAACGTCGTTCGATGGGAATTGCGTCCTCGCCTTTTCCTTAGGACGACGGAATTCTTCTGGCAGGAAGGGCATACTGCTCACGCGACGCATGAGGAGGCTGAAGAAGAGACACTTCGTATCCTGGACCTCTACGCCGATTTTGCAATCAATGAAGCCGCGATACCCGTCATCCCTGGACGTAAAAGTGAAAGCGAAAAGTTTCCCGGCGCGCTAACTTCTTATACCATCGAAGCAATGATGGGTGATAAACGGGCACTTCAAGCGGGCACCTCACACGACTTAGGGCAGAACTTCGCCAAGGCTTTCGATATTCAGTATCTCGACGCAAACCAGAAACAGCAACACTGCTGGACAACCAGTTGGGGCGTGAGCACCCGAATGATCGGGGCGATTATCATGACCCACGGAGACGATCAAGGGTTAGTACTACCCCCAAGACTCGCACCCACTCAGCTCGTCATCGTGCCAATCGTGCCTAAAAATAAGGATACCGATAAGCAAGCCGTCATGAAAGCCGTTGAGGGCATCTGCGAAACTTTGGGGGATGTCCGTTACCACGTTGATGATAGACACGATCATTCACCCGGTTGGAGATTCAACGAGTGGGAACTCAAAGGCGTGCCGTTGCGTATAGAGATAGGTCCCCGTGATTTGAGTAAACAGCAGATCGTCCTTGCGCGACGCGATATACCCGGCAAAGAAGGTAAAATTTTTGTGCCGATTGACAATGCTGTCGAGACGGTAAAGCAGATGCTTGATACCATTCAAGCGGATATGCTCAAACGGGCGACAGACTTCCGCGATACGAATACCTTTAAACCTACTACCTACGACGCGTTTAAAGAAGTTATTGAAGAGGGATTCGCGCACGCACGCTGGTGTGGCGACGCAGCTTGTGAAGATCAAGCCAGAGAAGAGACACAGGCGACTATCCGATGCCTCCCCTTGGAGCAACCCGGTGGAGATGGTGAATGTATTGTCTGTGGTAAATCTACGAAAGAAGTCGCCGTCTTTGCTCGCGCATATTAG
- the trpE gene encoding anthranilate synthase component I produces the protein MYYPTLEDFREAAKSGNTIPVYRSILADMETPVSAFYKLMPDNYAFLLESVEGGENLARYSFLGSQPSVLFHSKGPQVTIEYLEKGETVVQDYEDPLRALEELMQNYRPVNTEELPKFHGGAVGYMSYDMVRFVEELPDTTEDDLQLPDCFFMIAETLLIFDHVNHQIKVVANAHIDGDVDAAYTAALTKIEALIEKLTVVSEAHLRSKRSDPQEEYDEILSDPQSNFTKSGYEAAVQRAKEYITAGDIIQAVISQRLSCPVFVDPFEVYRALRIVNPSPYMYYLKLDSFDIVGASPEMMVRVEDGLAQHRPLAGTRPRGKTTEEDIEMERSLLADPKERAEHVMLVDLGRNDFGRVCKYHTVEVTDLMIVERFSHVMHIVSHVIGKLREHVTAFDVIRACLPAGTLSGAPKVRAMEIIDELESTRRGTYGGAVGYFSFSGSADTAITIRTAVIKDSTAYVQAGAGIVADSVPETEYYETVSKARAMLSAIALAEQGFLL, from the coding sequence ATGTATTATCCCACGTTGGAAGATTTTCGCGAGGCAGCGAAATCCGGAAACACTATACCGGTATACCGATCGATTTTGGCAGATATGGAGACGCCGGTGTCTGCTTTTTACAAGCTGATGCCGGATAATTATGCGTTTTTGCTCGAAAGCGTTGAGGGTGGTGAAAACCTCGCGCGTTACTCGTTTTTAGGGAGTCAACCCTCGGTGCTTTTCCATAGTAAAGGGCCTCAGGTGACAATTGAGTATTTGGAAAAAGGTGAGACCGTCGTTCAGGACTATGAAGATCCACTGCGGGCACTCGAGGAATTGATGCAGAATTACCGACCTGTTAACACTGAAGAGTTACCCAAATTTCACGGGGGCGCGGTGGGTTATATGAGTTACGACATGGTGCGCTTCGTGGAGGAACTCCCAGATACTACCGAAGATGATCTGCAGCTTCCGGATTGCTTCTTCATGATTGCCGAGACGCTCTTGATATTTGATCACGTGAACCACCAGATCAAGGTTGTAGCGAACGCCCATATCGATGGAGATGTGGACGCGGCTTATACGGCTGCACTGACGAAAATTGAGGCATTGATCGAGAAATTGACAGTCGTTTCCGAAGCGCATTTACGGAGCAAGCGTAGCGATCCCCAGGAAGAGTATGATGAAATCCTATCCGATCCGCAATCGAATTTCACAAAGTCTGGTTATGAAGCCGCGGTTCAGCGCGCGAAAGAATACATAACCGCAGGCGACATCATCCAAGCGGTAATCTCACAGCGGTTGAGTTGTCCAGTATTTGTAGACCCATTCGAGGTGTATCGCGCATTGCGAATCGTCAACCCATCGCCTTACATGTATTATCTGAAACTGGATAGTTTTGATATTGTAGGTGCCTCACCGGAAATGATGGTCAGGGTAGAAGATGGACTCGCGCAGCATCGCCCACTTGCCGGAACTCGCCCGCGTGGCAAAACAACAGAGGAGGATATTGAGATGGAACGGTCACTCCTCGCGGACCCGAAAGAACGCGCAGAGCACGTCATGCTCGTTGATTTGGGACGCAATGACTTCGGGCGCGTCTGCAAGTACCATACGGTTGAAGTCACCGATCTCATGATCGTTGAACGCTTCTCACACGTGATGCACATCGTTTCACACGTGATTGGGAAACTGCGTGAGCATGTCACGGCTTTCGATGTCATCCGAGCGTGCCTCCCCGCAGGCACCCTTTCAGGGGCACCGAAGGTTCGGGCAATGGAAATCATTGATGAACTGGAATCGACACGCCGTGGGACCTATGGAGGGGCGGTGGGGTATTTCAGTTTCTCTGGCAGTGCGGACACAGCGATTACGATCCGAACCGCGGTTATCAAAGACAGCACGGCTTATGTGCAAGCGGGTGCTGGTATTGTCGCGGATTCTGTGCCTGAAACAGAGTATTACGAAACTGTGAGTAAAGCACGAGCGATGCTCAGTGCTATTGCGTTGGCAGAACAGGGTTTCTTATTGTGA
- the sucC gene encoding ADP-forming succinate--CoA ligase subunit beta, with translation MNIHEYQARQILESYGVNTLPGKVAETPEEAEDIAQGLGCPTYVIKAQIHAGGRGKGGGVKLADSPAEVKQHADAILGMQLVTPQTGPEGKLVRKVLIAEAAEIEKEFYLAVLLDRETSRLTLIGSEEGGINIEEVAARTPEKIIRAEIHPAFGLTEFQAREFAYKLITDINYRSVISNATQLILSLYDAFTGCDCSLVEINPLAIVKIDDELDIVALDAKVNLDANSLWRHPDIAEMRDPHEEDPSELEASESGLSYIRLDGDIGCMVNGAGLAMATMDIIKQNGGEPANFLDVGGGASVEAVAHAFRLILADENVKAVLVNIFGGIMKCDTIANGIVEAAKQVELNVPLVVRLEGTNVELGKQIIAESDLNVQQAEGLSEAAQLAVEAANPA, from the coding sequence ATGAACATCCACGAATATCAAGCCAGACAAATCTTAGAATCCTACGGTGTCAATACACTCCCGGGTAAAGTCGCCGAAACGCCAGAGGAAGCAGAAGACATTGCGCAAGGGCTCGGTTGTCCCACCTACGTCATCAAGGCACAAATTCATGCTGGGGGGCGCGGGAAAGGCGGCGGGGTCAAACTTGCAGATTCACCCGCCGAAGTTAAGCAACACGCCGACGCTATTCTCGGGATGCAACTGGTGACACCGCAGACCGGCCCTGAAGGGAAACTCGTTCGTAAAGTGCTAATCGCTGAAGCTGCGGAGATAGAGAAAGAGTTCTACCTCGCTGTACTGCTTGATCGGGAAACGTCACGACTGACCTTAATCGGGAGTGAAGAGGGGGGTATTAACATTGAGGAGGTTGCAGCACGAACACCTGAGAAGATTATTAGAGCGGAGATTCATCCAGCCTTCGGATTAACCGAATTCCAAGCACGAGAATTCGCATACAAACTCATTACCGATATAAACTACCGCTCTGTTATCTCTAACGCCACTCAATTGATTTTGTCGCTTTATGACGCGTTTACTGGATGTGACTGTTCGCTGGTAGAGATTAATCCCTTGGCAATTGTAAAAATCGATGATGAATTAGACATTGTCGCTCTGGATGCCAAAGTAAACCTTGATGCCAATTCGCTCTGGCGACATCCCGATATAGCGGAGATGCGTGATCCGCACGAAGAAGATCCGAGTGAATTAGAAGCAAGCGAATCGGGTTTAAGTTACATCCGTCTTGATGGCGATATCGGTTGCATGGTGAACGGTGCAGGACTCGCTATGGCAACAATGGACATCATCAAACAGAACGGCGGCGAACCGGCAAACTTTCTTGATGTCGGTGGTGGCGCATCTGTAGAGGCGGTTGCACACGCTTTCCGTCTCATCCTCGCAGACGAAAACGTGAAGGCTGTTCTCGTTAACATCTTTGGCGGTATCATGAAATGCGACACAATCGCAAATGGCATCGTCGAAGCAGCAAAACAGGTCGAACTCAATGTCCCGCTTGTGGTTCGGTTAGAAGGGACCAATGTGGAGCTTGGAAAACAGATCATTGCCGAGTCGGATTTGAACGTTCAACAAGCAGAAGGACTCTCTGAAGCGGCGCAACTGGCAGTAGAAGCGGCGAACCCCGCATGA
- the panB gene encoding 3-methyl-2-oxobutanoate hydroxymethyltransferase, translating to MKKNIVYLHSKKEQRQPITVLTCYDYPTACLQDEAGIDIVFVGDSVGTNVLGYKNETEVTMGDMRHHLKAVRRGVTDAYLLVDMPYAADRDVTQAVTNAKHFISDGADGVKLEGGPEKVPIVSALTEQGIDTCAHIGHNPQIHGTKASTHGKTFAKAKSLIEAAEALADAGAKLIVLEKITEEVSQIITDRLSIPTIGIGAGRFCDGQVLVINDILGIGPPLKHAKRYQDYSHLTFEAICQYRKEVANGTFPTDANTSHIPPDKLARVQKWLKSTH from the coding sequence ATGAAAAAAAATATTGTTTATCTACACAGTAAAAAAGAGCAACGGCAACCAATTACTGTGCTGACCTGCTATGACTACCCTACCGCTTGCTTGCAAGACGAGGCAGGGATTGATATCGTCTTCGTCGGCGATAGCGTTGGAACCAACGTTCTCGGCTATAAAAACGAGACAGAGGTGACGATGGGAGATATGCGTCACCATCTTAAAGCGGTACGCCGGGGTGTGACAGACGCTTACCTTCTTGTTGATATGCCTTATGCCGCAGATCGCGATGTGACGCAAGCCGTCACGAATGCGAAACACTTTATATCGGATGGGGCAGACGGTGTTAAATTGGAAGGGGGGCCAGAAAAGGTCCCGATTGTTTCTGCACTCACCGAACAGGGTATAGACACTTGCGCACATATCGGGCACAATCCACAAATCCACGGGACCAAGGCATCAACCCACGGAAAAACCTTTGCCAAAGCGAAAAGCCTTATTGAAGCCGCAGAAGCACTCGCAGACGCCGGCGCGAAACTCATCGTCCTTGAGAAAATTACTGAAGAAGTGAGTCAAATCATAACGGATAGACTCAGTATTCCGACCATCGGTATTGGTGCGGGGCGATTCTGTGATGGGCAGGTCCTCGTTATTAACGATATATTAGGCATAGGTCCCCCACTCAAACATGCCAAACGCTATCAAGATTATAGTCACCTGACTTTCGAGGCGATCTGCCAATACAGGAAAGAGGTAGCGAACGGCACATTTCCTACAGACGCGAACACGTCACATATCCCACCCGATAAACTTGCGCGAGTGCAGAAATGGCTAAAATCAACGCACTAA
- a CDS encoding phosphoglycerate kinase, translating to MEKLELKDIDVSGKRVLVRVDFNVPMKDGKITDETRITAALPTLLALVNADAKIILVTHLGRPEIGSAADRKTLSTEPIAVALSRKIGTRVAHVNDCIGASAQSAVASMRNGEVLLLENVRFYAEETENDPAFAAQLASLADVYVNDAFGTAHRAHASTEGVTHYLSPCAAGLLMAREIYYLSTTLEDPARPYVAILGGAKISDKITLIENLLGKVDKLLIGGGMAYTFLSAMGFGIGNSIVETEKLDVAKSLVEREGFSDAVLLPVDHVVGKTFDPETESHIVDEENIPEGWQGLDIGPETVSVFGKQIATAKTVVWNGPLGVYEFKKFAQGTIAIAKQIADSESVSVIGGGDCVAAIQQAGVADRMTHISTGGGASLEFLEGKPLPGIVALTDF from the coding sequence ATGGAAAAACTTGAATTAAAGGATATAGACGTTAGTGGGAAACGCGTTCTCGTACGGGTGGACTTCAATGTTCCAATGAAGGATGGGAAGATCACAGATGAAACCCGTATTACTGCCGCTTTGCCCACACTTTTAGCACTCGTCAACGCCGATGCCAAAATTATCCTCGTAACACATTTGGGTAGACCGGAGATAGGTTCAGCGGCTGACCGGAAAACGCTTTCGACGGAACCCATCGCTGTAGCTCTTAGCCGTAAAATCGGTACACGTGTCGCACATGTCAACGATTGCATCGGTGCGTCGGCGCAAAGTGCTGTTGCGTCAATGCGTAACGGAGAGGTTTTACTCCTTGAGAATGTCCGATTCTATGCCGAGGAAACTGAGAACGACCCAGCATTCGCTGCGCAACTTGCCTCACTCGCCGACGTCTATGTGAACGACGCATTCGGTACAGCACATCGTGCCCACGCCTCAACGGAGGGAGTGACGCACTATCTCAGTCCATGTGCCGCCGGGCTTTTAATGGCACGCGAAATCTATTATCTCAGCACCACCCTTGAAGATCCTGCGCGTCCCTATGTTGCTATCCTCGGTGGTGCAAAAATATCCGACAAAATTACGCTGATTGAGAACCTCCTAGGAAAGGTGGATAAACTTCTCATCGGTGGCGGTATGGCATATACATTTCTGTCGGCGATGGGCTTCGGTATCGGTAACTCAATTGTCGAAACTGAAAAACTTGATGTTGCAAAATCGTTAGTCGAAAGGGAGGGTTTCTCGGATGCTGTCCTATTACCGGTAGACCATGTCGTAGGAAAAACCTTTGATCCTGAGACTGAATCACATATTGTGGACGAAGAAAATATCCCGGAGGGTTGGCAAGGATTGGATATCGGTCCCGAAACCGTATCGGTTTTTGGTAAACAGATCGCAACAGCAAAAACTGTCGTTTGGAACGGACCTTTAGGCGTCTATGAGTTTAAGAAGTTTGCACAAGGTACAATCGCGATTGCCAAGCAGATTGCAGATTCGGAGTCAGTGAGTGTTATTGGCGGTGGCGACTGTGTCGCGGCGATACAGCAAGCCGGTGTCGCGGATCGAATGACGCATATCTCAACTGGGGGTGGTGCCTCCTTGGAGTTCTTAGAAGGGAAACCCCTACCCGGCATTGTTGCTTTAACAGATTTTTAA
- a CDS encoding aminodeoxychorismate/anthranilate synthase component II: MVLMIDNYDSFTYNLVQYLGELGAELEVHRSRKIGLDALDTLEPERIVISPGPCTPKEAGISNDVIRHFAGKVPILGVCLGHQCIGDVFGGDVVRADRLMHGKTSMIVHNEVELFEGLNNPFEATRYHSLIVKRDTLPDCLEITAWTDQDEIMGLRHKTLPIWGVQFHPESILTTAGKNLLSNFLAL; encoded by the coding sequence ATGGTTTTAATGATTGATAACTACGACTCCTTTACCTATAATTTGGTACAGTATTTGGGTGAACTTGGTGCTGAATTGGAGGTCCATCGGAGTCGAAAAATAGGATTGGACGCGCTAGATACCCTAGAACCTGAACGGATTGTCATTTCACCGGGTCCTTGCACGCCGAAAGAAGCCGGTATATCCAACGATGTAATAAGGCACTTCGCCGGCAAAGTTCCGATTTTGGGGGTCTGTCTTGGTCATCAGTGCATCGGGGACGTATTCGGTGGTGATGTCGTTAGAGCGGATCGGTTGATGCACGGCAAAACCTCAATGATTGTACACAATGAGGTCGAACTTTTCGAGGGGTTGAATAACCCATTTGAAGCGACGCGCTACCATTCACTGATCGTAAAAAGGGATACATTGCCGGATTGCCTTGAGATCACGGCCTGGACAGATCAGGACGAAATCATGGGGCTTCGGCATAAAACCCTACCTATTTGGGGCGTGCAGTTCCACCCAGAGTCGATTTTGACGACGGCTGGCAAGAACTTACTCTCCAACTTTTTGGCACTATAG
- a CDS encoding adenine nucleotide alpha hydrolase — protein sequence MTKQINNATPIPVFVSWSSGKDSAWALHTLRQQPERYDVRGIFTTVTKTFDRVSIHSTPAWVLKQQAEKLGVPLYEIPIPYPCSNAIYEDAMRKFLAEVEALPEHLGTSHFAFGDLFLEDIREYREDKLRGTGFTPIFPVWGENTTHLAEKMIASGMRAILTALNPTKVPADFAGRWFDAELLADLPDGVDPLGENGEFHTCVVDGPMFSEPVAAKPGKVVQRDIVSTKDRNDKIHSSRNTSPTYVYADVVSLEA from the coding sequence ATGACAAAGCAGATAAACAACGCCACACCTATCCCCGTCTTCGTCTCTTGGTCCTCAGGCAAAGATTCTGCATGGGCACTTCATACACTCCGTCAGCAGCCGGAACGCTACGATGTGCGGGGTATTTTTACGACCGTCACAAAGACGTTTGACCGCGTCTCCATCCACTCTACGCCGGCATGGGTCCTAAAACAGCAAGCGGAGAAACTCGGCGTGCCATTGTATGAAATACCGATCCCCTACCCTTGCTCCAATGCAATTTACGAAGACGCGATGCGGAAATTTCTCGCTGAAGTAGAAGCGTTACCCGAACATCTGGGGACCTCGCATTTCGCTTTCGGGGATTTGTTCTTAGAGGACATCCGTGAATACCGAGAAGACAAATTACGTGGAACTGGCTTTACGCCGATTTTTCCGGTATGGGGAGAAAATACAACACACCTCGCTGAAAAAATGATCGCTTCTGGCATGCGTGCTATTCTTACTGCGCTCAACCCTACTAAGGTTCCCGCCGATTTTGCAGGACGCTGGTTCGATGCCGAACTCCTTGCTGATTTACCCGATGGGGTAGATCCGCTTGGTGAAAACGGCGAGTTCCATACATGTGTTGTTGATGGACCGATGTTTAGCGAACCTGTTGCCGCGAAACCGGGTAAGGTTGTCCAGAGAGACATTGTTTCTACGAAAGACAGAAATGACAAAATTCACTCAAGCAGAAACACTTCACCCACTTATGTCTACGCTGACGTAGTGTCTCTGGAAGCCTAA
- the folK gene encoding 2-amino-4-hydroxy-6-hydroxymethyldihydropteridine diphosphokinase: MHVVYIGFGSNIGDRLSHIQSAIHTLSKTEGITLQKISSIYKTDPVGYVAQAQFLNGVAAIQTSLSPLSLLHTLKDIETAVGRKHRIRWGPREIDLDILIYADLCVQTEELVIPHPEMHLRGFVLVPLAQIAPDLVHPIFQESVQTLLNRLEDSKPVVKKEDCAL; the protein is encoded by the coding sequence ATGCACGTAGTCTACATCGGCTTCGGAAGCAACATTGGTGACCGTCTGTCACATATCCAAAGTGCCATACATACCCTATCGAAAACGGAGGGAATCACCTTGCAAAAGATTTCCTCCATTTACAAAACCGATCCGGTAGGCTATGTGGCACAGGCACAGTTTCTGAACGGTGTCGCCGCGATTCAAACCTCCCTGTCTCCCCTCTCTTTGCTACACACCTTAAAAGATATTGAGACCGCTGTTGGTAGAAAACACCGTATCCGCTGGGGTCCGAGAGAAATTGATTTGGACATATTAATCTACGCGGATTTGTGCGTCCAGACAGAGGAACTCGTCATTCCACACCCAGAGATGCATCTCCGCGGTTTCGTATTGGTCCCGTTAGCGCAGATCGCACCCGATCTTGTGCATCCGATCTTTCAGGAGTCTGTCCAAACCCTCCTCAATCGTCTTGAAGACAGCAAACCCGTTGTCAAAAAAGAAGATTGTGCCTTATAA
- the fabF gene encoding beta-ketoacyl-ACP synthase II, with amino-acid sequence MGLVERVVITGIGVVNAIGNTKEEYWDALAIGKNGIGPLTYFDASEHRTQIAGEVKNFQAEQYMDRRAASRLPLFIQYALAASIMAREDAGLELDEVDPYRAGVQIGSGIGGIGVLEDNAKILAEKGAKRVSPFLVPYMIINMAAGQISIHFNLRGPNATSVTACASANHSIGDSFRIIQRGEADVMFTGGTESAITPLAFAGFCSMRAMSARNHEPERASRPFTKDRDGFVMGDGAGVLILESLSHAKKRGAYIYAEVLGYGMTSDAHDMVSPPENGEGAVKAMEFALQDAELPLEAVDYINAHGTSTPIGDVAETNAIKTLFGEHAYKIPVSSTKSMIGHLLGAAGAVELIACLGGMQKGFLPPTINYDMPDEACDLDYVPNESRDATIDVALSNAFGFGGHNTSIAIRKFSD; translated from the coding sequence ATCGGTCTCGTGGAGCGTGTAGTTATTACAGGAATCGGTGTTGTCAATGCGATTGGCAATACGAAAGAAGAATATTGGGATGCGCTTGCTATCGGTAAAAACGGAATCGGACCTTTGACCTATTTTGATGCCTCTGAGCATCGCACCCAAATCGCCGGAGAGGTCAAAAACTTCCAAGCGGAACAGTATATGGACCGTCGAGCTGCGTCCAGGCTGCCGTTGTTCATTCAGTACGCGCTTGCCGCTTCAATTATGGCACGCGAAGATGCAGGTTTAGAACTCGATGAAGTTGACCCGTACCGGGCAGGGGTTCAAATCGGTTCTGGAATCGGCGGCATTGGCGTCCTTGAAGACAACGCGAAAATCCTCGCTGAAAAGGGAGCCAAACGTGTGAGTCCATTCCTTGTCCCCTACATGATTATTAACATGGCGGCAGGGCAGATCTCAATCCATTTTAACCTCAGAGGTCCTAATGCGACGTCCGTTACTGCCTGTGCGAGTGCGAACCATTCTATCGGGGATTCGTTTCGTATCATTCAACGCGGTGAAGCAGACGTAATGTTTACTGGCGGCACGGAATCGGCGATTACCCCTTTAGCTTTTGCTGGATTCTGTTCAATGCGCGCCATGTCGGCGCGAAATCATGAGCCTGAACGCGCCTCGCGCCCGTTTACGAAGGACCGCGACGGTTTCGTTATGGGCGACGGTGCGGGTGTCCTCATTCTCGAATCGCTATCACACGCTAAAAAGCGCGGTGCCTATATCTACGCCGAAGTACTCGGTTACGGAATGACATCGGATGCACACGATATGGTAAGCCCCCCCGAAAATGGTGAAGGAGCAGTGAAAGCGATGGAATTTGCACTCCAAGATGCGGAATTACCACTGGAGGCTGTCGACTATATCAACGCTCACGGCACTTCGACACCGATTGGCGATGTTGCTGAGACGAACGCCATTAAAACGCTCTTCGGTGAACATGCGTATAAAATTCCTGTCAGTTCTACCAAATCCATGATCGGGCATTTGCTCGGGGCTGCCGGAGCCGTAGAACTCATCGCTTGCTTAGGCGGAATGCAAAAAGGCTTCCTACCTCCAACGATCAACTACGATATGCCGGACGAAGCCTGTGACTTGGACTATGTCCCAAACGAAAGTCGGGATGCGACGATTGATGTCGCACTCTCTAACGCATTCGGTTTCGGTGGACACAACACCTCAATCGCCATCCGCAAATTCTCGGATTAG